TGGCCAATCGGGCATGCTGCTGCTCACCGGCCTGACGAATCCCCATATAGTCCATACGGCTCAAACCCTCGGTATAAAGGCCATCGTCGTAGTTCGGGGAAAACACCCTCCTTCGGAGACAATCCAACTCGCGGAAAGACTGGGGATTCCACTCCTGTTGACGGACTATCTCCTCTATGAAACCGTTGGCAGGCTTTACACGAGAGGACTCCCCGCCTGCCGGGAAAAGGTCGGGGACGGGTACGGTCTGCCTTGAGACGGCGATGAACCGCCTCTGGGTCAGCCATGTGGACATCCAAGGTTTAATTACATAACTTCCTTAATGGTGACATCTGGATGGTGATATAGTGACTCGTGAGAAGCAACTCTC
This region of Syntrophorhabdaceae bacterium genomic DNA includes:
- a CDS encoding DRTGG domain-containing protein; protein product: MTLKDVEDLLDAEVVAGRDSLGLEVMMAGCADSMADILFYGQSGMLLLTGLTNPHIVHTAQTLGIKAIVVVRGKHPPSETIQLAERLGIPLLLTDYLLYETVGRLYTRGLPACREKVGDGYGLP